One Budorcas taxicolor isolate Tak-1 chromosome 13, Takin1.1, whole genome shotgun sequence DNA window includes the following coding sequences:
- the LOC128058211 gene encoding LOW QUALITY PROTEIN: dihydrodiol dehydrogenase 3-like (The sequence of the model RefSeq protein was modified relative to this genomic sequence to represent the inferred CDS: inserted 1 base in 1 codon), whose protein sequence is MDPKGQRAKLNDGHFIPVLGFGTSEAKEVAKSEALEVTKFTIEVGFRHIDCAYVYQNEKQVGQAIQSKISDGTVKREDIFYTSKLWCTFLRPELVRPALEKSLKNLQLDYVDLYIIHLPLAMKPGEESFPKDESGKLIGDSVDLCHTCEALEKCKDAGLTKSIGVSNFNHQQLERILNKPGXKYKPICNQVECHPYLNQSKLLDFCKSHDIVLVAYGALGSQRGKQWVNSNLPVLLEDPVLSAIAKKHKQTPAVVALRYQIQRGVVVLAKSYNKKRIKENIQVFDFELTPEDMKAIDGLNRNIRYYEFLIGVSHPEYPFSEEY, encoded by the exons GTTGCTAAGAGTGAAGCTCTGGAAGTCACCAAATTCACTATAGAGGTTGGGTTCCGCCATATTGACTGCGCTTATGTGtaccaaaatgaaaaacaggtTGGCCAGGCCATTCAAAGCAAGATTTCAGATGGCACTGTGAAGAGAGAAGACATATTCTATACCTCAAAG CTTTGGTGCACTTTCCTTCGACCAGAGTTGGTCAGACCAGCCTTGGAAAAGTCACTGAAAAATCTTCAACTGGACTATGTCGATCTCTATATTATTCATTTGCCACTGGCTATGAAG CCAGGGGAGGAATCATTTCCAAAAGATGAAAGTGGAAAACTGATAGGTGATTCGGTGGATCTCTGTCACACGTGTGAG gccctggagaaGTGTAAGGACGCAGGGCTGACCAAGTCCATCGGGGTGTCCAACTTCAACCACCAGCAGCTGGAGAGGATCCTGAACAAGCCGG TCAAGTACAAGCCCATCTGCAACCAG GTGGAATGTCACCCTTATCTCAACCAGAGCAAACTGTTGGATTTCTGCAAGTCACATGATATTGTCCTTGTAGCCTATGGTGCTCTGGGATCCCAACGAGGAAAACAATG GGTGAACTCGAACCTCCCCGTTCTCTTGGAGGACCCGGTTCTCTCTGCCATTGCCAAAAAGCACAAGCAAACCCCAGCTGTGGTTGCCCTTCGCTACCAGATACAACGTGGGGTTGTGGTTCTGGCCAAGAGTTACAACAAGAAGCGGATCAAAGAGAACATACAG GTGTTTGACTTTGAACTGACTCCAGAAGACATGAAAGCAATCGATGGCCTCAACAGAAATATAAGATACTATGAATTTCTTAT TGGTGTCAGTCACCCTGAGTATCCATTCTCTGAAGAATATTGA